The following are encoded in a window of Mustela nigripes isolate SB6536 chromosome 3, MUSNIG.SB6536, whole genome shotgun sequence genomic DNA:
- the LOC132013310 gene encoding lymphocyte antigen 6H-like isoform X1, whose product MTSWPGDKRLQCQPTDGDLTPAAPALSLQCYTCIDMENGGPCQPLPCPMPGVCYSSNMTLTKGDGKQLKYQQKGCAPSCDEVSRVMQQLSQMSPMDVLDPADLQGQPKFESQGLVCCEKDLCNGGTGHLGPGGGLLLSLGPILLWALL is encoded by the exons ATGACTTCTTGGCCGGGGGATAAGAGGCTCCAGTGCCAGCCGACAGACGGGGACCTGACGCCTGCGG cgcCAGCCCTGAGCCTGCAGTGCTACACCTGCATTGATATGGAGAACGGTGGTCCCTGCCAGCCCCTCCCGTGTCCGATGCCCGGCGTCTGCTACAGCAGCAACATGACCTTGACCAAGGGCGATG GAAAGCAGCTGAAATACCAGCAGAAGGGGTGCGCCCCCTCCTGCGACGAAGTTTCCAGGGTAATGCAGCAGCTCTCCCAGATGAGCCCCATGGATGTCCTGGACCCTGCAGACCTGCAGGGCCAACCTAAGTTTGAATCGCAGGGTCTGGTGTGCTGTGAAAAGGACCTGTGTAACGGGGGGACAGGGCACCTTGGCCCTGGCGGGGGGCTCTTGCTCAGCCTAGGGCCCATCCTGCTCTGGGCCCTGCTGTGA
- the LOC132013310 gene encoding lymphocyte antigen 6H-like isoform X2: protein MTGLHLFLLAILLCWERAPALSLQCYTCIDMENGGPCQPLPCPMPGVCYSSNMTLTKGDGKQLKYQQKGCAPSCDEVSRVMQQLSQMSPMDVLDPADLQGQPKFESQGLVCCEKDLCNGGTGHLGPGGGLLLSLGPILLWALL from the exons ATGACAGGCCTCCACCTCTTCCTGCTGGCCATCCTGCTGTGCTGGGAGCGCG cgcCAGCCCTGAGCCTGCAGTGCTACACCTGCATTGATATGGAGAACGGTGGTCCCTGCCAGCCCCTCCCGTGTCCGATGCCCGGCGTCTGCTACAGCAGCAACATGACCTTGACCAAGGGCGATG GAAAGCAGCTGAAATACCAGCAGAAGGGGTGCGCCCCCTCCTGCGACGAAGTTTCCAGGGTAATGCAGCAGCTCTCCCAGATGAGCCCCATGGATGTCCTGGACCCTGCAGACCTGCAGGGCCAACCTAAGTTTGAATCGCAGGGTCTGGTGTGCTGTGAAAAGGACCTGTGTAACGGGGGGACAGGGCACCTTGGCCCTGGCGGGGGGCTCTTGCTCAGCCTAGGGCCCATCCTGCTCTGGGCCCTGCTGTGA